One stretch of Juglans microcarpa x Juglans regia isolate MS1-56 chromosome 3D, Jm3101_v1.0, whole genome shotgun sequence DNA includes these proteins:
- the LOC121254242 gene encoding dirigent protein 23-like — protein MAKLGVVVVIFSLVAAIFPRAQSLKVESWATRLESRKETVTNLQFYFHDTVSGKNPSAVRVAQATDTEKSPTLFGLVLMADDPLTETPNPNSKLVGRAQGLYGSAGQQELALIMAMNFGFTDGIYNGSCISLLGRNTGLHLREMPIVGGTGLFRLARGYAIAQTHWFDPTTGDAIVGYNVTVVH, from the coding sequence ATGGCTAAATTAGGCGTGGTAGTGGTTATCTTCTCCCTAGTGGCAGCTATATTCCCTCGTGCTCAAAGCTTGAAGGTAGAGAGCTGGGCCACAAGGCTCGAGTCCCGAAAGGAGACAGTGACAAACCTCCAATTCTACTTCCATGACACGGTCAGTGGCAAGAATCCCAGCGCTGTTAGGGTGGCTCAAGCTACAGATACAGAGAAATCTCCGACTCTTTTCGGCCTTGTCCTGATGGCAGATGATCCCTTGACCGAGACACCCAATCCAAATTCAAAGCTCGTGGGCAGGGCTCAAGGACTATACGGGTCAGCAGGACAGCAGGAACTGGCTCTCATCATGGCCATGAATTTTGGATTCACAGATGGCATCTACAATGGCAGTTGTATTAGCCTCCTTGGCAGAAACACAGGTTTGCACCTTCGAGAGATGCCAATCGTCGGTGGAACCGGGCTTTTCCGGTTGGCACGTGGGTATGCCATTGCTCAGACACATTGGTTTGACCCCACGACAGGTGATGCTATTGTAGGGTATAATGTGACAGTTGTTCACTAG
- the LOC121254245 gene encoding dirigent protein 23-like yields MAPKTPLWAYGKEKVTRLHFYVDDTLSGKNISAVEVARASITDTSPTLFGAVLIFYDPLTEGPEGTSRLVGRAQGLYGSAGQQELGLLVAVNFVFKTGKFNVSSLTILGRNAALNPPAEMPIVGGTGVFRLARGFVTAKRHFLNVTSGNGVLEYNVFAIHY; encoded by the coding sequence ATGGCTCCAAAAACTCCATTATGGGCCTATGGCAAAGAAAAGGTGACCCGGCTCCATTTTTACGTTGATGACACACTATCAGGGAAGAACATAAGCGCAGTGGAAGTTGCCCGAGCATCAATCACTGACACATCACCTACCCTATTTGGAGcagtattaattttttatgaccCACTTACAGAAGGCCCTGAAGGCACGTCCAGGCTCGTGGGTCGGGCGCAGGGGCTCTATGGCTCAGCTGGCCAACAAGAACTAGGTCTACTTGTGGCCGTCaactttgttttcaaaactgGGAAATTCAATGTTAGCAGCCTGACCATTTTGGGCAGAAATGCTGCTTTGAATCCGCCAGCAGAGATGCCAATCGTTGGTGGGACTGGTGTTTTCCGATTGGCACGTGGATTTGTGACGGCAAAGAGGCATTTTCTTAATGTTACCTCCGGTAACGGTGTTCTCGAGTACAACGTTTTTGCAATACATTATTGA
- the LOC121254336 gene encoding LOW QUALITY PROTEIN: translocase of chloroplast 120, chloroplastic-like (The sequence of the model RefSeq protein was modified relative to this genomic sequence to represent the inferred CDS: inserted 2 bases in 2 codons), with protein MENGVDIVDGSLTGEKKSVGVGVSEERIVERAVVDSAESKDLEDEEGLGEFREWWVWGGSGDVEVVGELDLGVFDGNSNARHEDDEFEEASDVLSVEASEVPSEVLSAEAPVNVQDKLNLVVSRKVVDGAVADGVVEVGTEKEVETDELNGSRDEVVCDSGENGGEGASEVGSGGEKNVLKGDGELDLRSGLVIENSENKDLVNLNLEQNPVDEKSENGGDKVGGVAIESLQETESNREILNEDGNGEELKDDTLGTECQDSENGDLKDATTVIAPGCEDDYSGITNWNGKAKDAEAEVDSGCHVETCKPKETSADQHTLLEGSSAVSEIGRSSSVELSEAENSKRRDLTAEDSEGSQLLHADENDHEVSHKHTVVEVTPVKEENAGQDKQRAQVNGEPEIQPVPELASSSGRYTNPAPARPAGLGRAAPLLEPAPRVVQQPRVNGSVSHTQTQRIEDPINGEAEEYDETREKLQMIRVKFLRLAHRLGQTPHNVVVAQVLYRLGLAEQLRGRNGGRVGAFSFDRASAMAEQLEAAGQEPLDFSCTIMVLGKTGVGKSATINSIFDEVKFGTDAFQLGTKTVQDVVGTVQGXKVRVIDTPGLLPSLSDQRQNEKILQSVKRFIQKTPPDIVLYLDRLDMQSRDLSDMPLLHTITDIFGPSIWFNAIVVLTHAASAPPDGPNGTASSYDMFVTQRSHVVQQAIRQAAGDMRLMNPVSLVENHSACRTNRAGQRVLPNGQVWKPHLLLLSFASKILAEANTLLKLQDNTPGKPFPNRTRAPPLPFLLSSLLQSRPQLKLPEEQFGGEDDIDDDLDESSDSDEESEFDQLPPFKRLTKSQEARLSKAQKKAYFDELEYREKLFMKKQLKEEKKRQKMMKKMASSAKDLPSDVISENVEEESGSAASVPIPLPDYALPASFDSDNPSHRYRHLDSSNQWLVRPVLDTHGWDHDVGYEGINVERLFVVKDKVPLSFSGQVSKDKKDANVQLEVASSIKHGEGKATSLGFDMQTVGKDLAYTLRSETRFCNFRKNKATAGLSLTLLGDALSAGLKVEDKLIANKRFRLGITGGAMAARGDVAYGGSLEAQLRDKDHPLGRSLSTLGLSVMDWHGDLAIGCNVQSQIPIGRTSNLIARVNLNNRGXGQASIRLNSSEQIQLALVGLIPLLRKLYGQLQQLQSS; from the exons ATGGAAAATGGGGTTGATATTGTTGATGGTTCTCTAACGGGGGAGAAGAAAAGTGTGGGAGTTGGGGTTTCTGAGGAGAGAATAGTGGAGAGGGCTGTGGTGGACTCTGCTGAATCGAAGGATTTAGAAGATGAAGAGGGTTTGGGGGAG TTCCGTGAATGGTGGGTCTGGGGTGGAAGTGGGGACGTTGAGGTGGTTGGTGAGTTGGATTTGGGCGTGTTTGATGGTAATTCAAATGCTAGGCATGAGGATGATGAGTTTGAGGAGGCGAGTGATGTTCTAAGTGTGGAGGCGAGTGAGGTTCCAAGTGAGGTTCTAAGTGCGGAGGCACCTGTGAATGTTCAAGATAAGTTAAATTTGGTGGTGAGTAGGAAGGTTGTTGATGGAGCTGTGGCGGATGGGGTTGTTGAGGTAGGGACTGAAAAGGAGGTGGAGACTGATGAATTGAATGGGTCAAGGGATGAGGTAGTTTGCGATAGTGGAGAAAATGGCGGAGAGGGTGCATCCGAAGTTGGTTCTGGTGGAGAGAAGAATGTGTTGAAGGGTGATGGTGAATTGGATTTAAGATCTGGTCTAGTAATTGAAAACTCTGAAAATAAGGATCTTGTTAATTTGAATTTGGAGCAAAATCCCGTAGATGAAAAATCGGAAAATGGAGGCGATAAGGTGGGGGGAGTTGCCATTGAATCCCTTCAAGAAACTGAATCAAATAGGGAGATTCTTAATGAAGATGGTAATGGTGAGGAGCTGAAGGATGATACCTTGGGTACTGAATGTCAAGACAGCGAGAATGGGGATTTGAAAGATGCTACTACTGTTATTGCTCCAGGTTGTGAGGATGATTATAGTGGCATCACCAATTGGAATGGGAAAGCAAAAGATGCCGAAGCTGAAGTTGATTCTGGGTGTCATGTAGAAACTTGTAAACCAAAAGAAACTTCAGCTGATCAGCACACTCTCTTGGAAGGAAGTTCAGCAGTGTCTGAAATTGGAAGATCTTCTTCTGTTGAGTTGTCTGAAGCAGAGAATTCTAAAAGAAGGGATTTGACTGCTGAGGATAGTGAGGGTTCTCAACTTCTGCATGCTGATGAAAATGATCATGAAGTTTCCCACAAGCATACTGTGGTTGAGGTGACTCCAGTGAAGGAAGAAAATGCTGGGCAAGATAAGCAAAGAGCTCAAGTTAATGGAGAACCGGAGATACAGCCAGTACCAGAGCTTGCCTCTTCATCTGGAAGGTATACAAATCCAGCTCCTGCACGTCCTGCTGGCCTCGGGCGTGCTGCCCCACTACTGGAACCTGCACCCCGCGTGGTTCAGCAGCCTCGTGTGAATGGATCTGTTTCTCATACGCAAACGCAACGAATTGAGGACCCCATTAATGGGGAGGCTGAGGAGTATGATGAGACTCGTGAAAAGCTGCAGATGATAAGGGTGAAATTTTTACGGCTTGCGCATAGGCTTGGACAGACACCCCATAATGTTGTTGTGGCACAGGTTTTGTATAGACTGGGGTTAGCTGAGCAGCTGCGAGGGAGAAATGGGGGTCGTGTGGGTGCCTTTAGCTTTGACCGTGCAAGTGCAATGGCAGAGCAGCTTGAGGCAGCAGGGCAGGAACCACTGGACTTCTCATGCACAATTATGGTTCTTGGGAAGACTGGAGTTGGTAAAAGTGCAACCATCAATTCGATATTTGACGAAGTTAAGTTTGGCACTGATGCTTTTCAACTGGGTACAAAGACGGTGCAGGATGTTGTGGGAACGGTGCAGG TAAAGGTACGGGTCATTGACACTCCGGGACTTCTCCCTTCCTTGTCGGACCAGCGCCAAAATGAAAAGATCCTCCAGTCTGTCAAGCGATTTATTCAGAAAACTCCTCCAGATATTGTATTGTATCTTGATCGGTTGGACATGCAGAGCAGGGATCTTAGTGATATGCCACTCTTGCATACCATCACTGACATATTTGGACCATCTATATGGTTCAATGCAATTGTGGTTTTGACTCATGCAGCTTCTGCTCCACCTGATGGCCCTAATGGTACTGCTTCTAGTTATGACATGTTTGTGACCCAACGTTCTCACGTTGTCCAGCAAGCCATTAGACAGGCAGCTGGAGATATGCGGCTTATGAATCCTGTTTCATTAGTGGAGAACCATTCCGCATGCAGGACAAATCGGGCTGGGCAGAGAGTACTGCCAAATGGTCAGGTTTGGAAACCTCATTTGTTACTTCTCTCGTTTGCATCAAAGATTCTGGCTGAAGCAAACACACTCTTAAAGTTGCAAGATAATACCCCTGGAAAGCCTTTTCCAAATCGAACAAGAGCACCTCCTCTACCTTTCCTTCTCTCATCCCTTCTTCAATCAAGGCCACAGTTGAAGCTACCTGAGGAGCAGTTTGGTGGCGAGGATGATATAGATGATGATCTGGATGAATCTTCGGATTCTGATGAGGAATCTGAATTTGATCAATTGCCACCATTTAAACGATTGACAAAGTCCCAAGAGGCAAGGCTCTCTAAAGCTCAGAAGAAGGCATATTTTGATGAGTTGGAATATAGAGAGAAGCTTTTTATGAAGAAACAGttgaaggaagagaaaaagagacagaagatgatgaagaagatggcTTCTTCGGCAAAGGACCTGCCTAGTGACGTAATAAGCGAGAATGTAGAAGAAGAAAGTGGTAGTGCAGCATCTGTGCCAATTCCCTTGCCAGATTATGCCTTACCTGCTTCTTTTGATTCTGATAATCCTAGTCATCGGTATCGCCATCTTGATTCATCCAACCAGTGGCTTGTAAGGCCTGTTTTAGACACCCATGGTTGGGATCACGATGTTGGCTATGAGGGCATTAACGTAGAAAGATTGTTTGTGGTTAAAGACAAAGTACCTTTGTCTTTTTCTGGACAGGTTTCAAAGGATAAGAAGGACGCCAATGTCCAACTTGAAGTAGCCAGTTCGATAAAGCATGGGGAAGGGAAAGCAACTTCATTAGGTTTTGATATGCAGACCGTTGGAAAGGATTTAGCTTATACTTTACGTAGTGAGACAAGGTTTTGCAATTTTAGGAAGAACAAGGCAACTGCTGGTCTCTCACTTACTCTATTGGGTGATGCCTTATCAGCTGGATTGAAAGTTGAAGACAAACTGATTGCTAATAAACGATTCCGGTTGGGCATTACTGGTGGTGCGATGGCAGCTCGTGGTGATGTTGCTTATGGTGGTAGTTTGGAGGCCCAGTTGAGAGATAAGGATCATCCTCTTGGTCGTTCTTTATCTACTCTTGGGCTTTCTGTCATGGATTGGCATGGTGACCTTGCTATTGGTTGTAATGTACAGTCCCAGATCCCTATAGGACGGACTTCAAACTTGATTGCTCGTGTCAATCTGAACAACAGGG CAGGACAAGCCAGCATTCGTTTGAATAGCTCGGAACAGATTCAACTAGCTTTGGTCGGCCTCATACCTCTTCTCAGAAAACTATATGGTCAGCTTCAACAATTGCAGTCTAGTTAA
- the LOC121254227 gene encoding LOW QUALITY PROTEIN: pentatricopeptide repeat-containing protein At2g21090-like (The sequence of the model RefSeq protein was modified relative to this genomic sequence to represent the inferred CDS: deleted 1 base in 1 codon), with product MPSLSSPTLRLPRETFHTRPNKKHPVSNTPCVVQSLLSLASEGHLSQAISSLELLVRKGLRLPSETLSYLLQRCADSKSLRHAKWVHLHLKLTGLKHPTTFLSNQLIAVYFRCGDEVEARKVFDKMSARNLYTWNNMLSGYAKMGMIKPAKKLFDKIAVKDIVSWNTMVIAFARSGCCDEAVRFYRELRRQSIGYNEFSFSGVLTVCVKLKELELTRQVHGQVLIVGFTSNVVISSSVLDAYAKCGEMGDSRRVFDDMSVRDVLAWTTLVSGYAKWGDMQSASEMFDRMPEKNPVSWTALISGYARNGLGYEALELFTKMMMVQVKPDQFTFSSCLCACASIASLKHGKQMHACLIRTNFRPNTIVVSSLIDMYSKCGSLEIGKWVFNLMGDKRDVVLWNTMISALAQHGHGEEAMKMFDDLIRSGVKPDRTTFVVTLNACSHSGLVQEGLKLFNSMTCDHGIIPDQEHYACLIDILGQAGRFDELMERLKKMPRKPGVRVLNAVLGVCRIHGNIELGRKAAEHLIELEPQSSAAYVLLSSIYAVLGSWELVEKFRKLMDERHVKKERAVSWIEIGNEVHAFTVSDRLHPLKEVIY from the exons atgccctctctctcttccccgaCTCTCAGGCTCCCCCGAGAAACATTTCACACCCGACCCAACAAGAAACATCCGGTCTCCAATACTCCCTGCGTTGTCCAATCCCTCCTCAGCCTCGCCTCGGAAGGTCATCTCTCCCAAGCAATCTCTTCCCTAGAGCTCTTGGTCCGCAAAGGCCTCCGCTTGCCCTCCGAAACTCTCTCCTATCTCTTACAACGGTGCGCGGACTCCAAGTCTCTTAGACATGCCAAATGGGTTCACCTCCATTTGAAGCTCACCGGACTCAAGCACCCTACAACGTTTTTGTCGAACCAGTTGATTGCTGTGTACTTCAGGTGCGGTGATGAAGTGGAGGCACGcaaggtgtttgataaaatgtctGCGAGGAACTTGTACACGTGGAATAATATGCTTTCTGGGTATGCTAAAATGGGGATGATTAAGCCAGCTAAGAAGTTGTTTGATAAAATTGCGGTGAAGGATATTGTGTCGTGGAACACTATGGTGATAGCTTTTGCACGGAGTGGGTGCTGTGACGAGGCTGTGAGGTTTTATAGGGAGCTGCGGAGACAGTCAATTGGGTATAACGAGTTCAGTTTTTCCGGTGTTTTGACAGTCTGCGTGAAGTTGAAGGAATTGGAGCTTACTAGGCAGGTTCATGGGCAGGTTTTGATTGTTGGTTTTACGTCAAATGTGGTGATTTCAAGTTCAGTTCTTGATGCTTATGCAAAGTGCGGGGAGATGGGAGACTCGAGGAGAGTATTTGATGACATGAGTGTAAGGGACGTCCTTGCTTGGACCACCCTCGTTTCAGGATATGCTAAATGGGGGGACATGCAATCAGCTAGCGAAATGTTTGATCGAATGCCTGAGAAAAACCCTGTATCATGGACAGCTCTGATTTCTGGCTATGCAAGAAATGGCCTAGGGTATGAAGCGCTTGAGCTGTTTACAAAAATGATGATGGTTCAAGTTAAACCTGATCAATTTACATTCAGTAGTTGCCTTTGTGCTTGTGCCAGTATAGCTTCACTTAAGCATGGCAAACAGATGCACGCCTGTTTGATACGAACTAATTTTAGACCTAACACTATTGTTGTGAGCTCTCTCATTGACATGTATTCAAAatgtgggagtttggaaattGGCAAGTGGGTTTTCAATCTAATGGGTGATAAGCGAGATGTTGTATTGTGGAACACAATGATTTCTGCCTTAGCTCAGCATGGTCATGGTGAAGAGGCAATGAAAATGTTTGATGATTTGATAAGATCAGGAGTGAAGCCAGATAGGACCACCTTTGTTGTCACTCTCAATGCTTGTAGTCATTCAGGTCTTGTGCAAGAAGGGCTTAAGTTGTTCAATTCAATGACTTGTGATCATGGCATCATTCCTGATCAAGAACATTATGCG TGCTTAATTGATATCTTGGGTCAGGCTGGACGTTTTGACGAGTTGATGGAACGACTCAAGAAGATGCCTCGTAAGCCTGGTGTTCGAGTTTTGAATGCTGTGCTTGGTGTTTGTCGAATTCATGGAAATATCGAGTTGGGAAGAAAAGCGGCTGAACACCTTATCGAGTTGGAGCCTCAATCCTCTGCTGCCTATGTTTTACTTTCAAGTATATATGCCGTGCTTGGAAGTTGGGAGCTGGTAGAGAAGTTTAGAAAACTTATGGATGAGAGACATGTTAAGAAAGAACGAGCAGTCAGTTGGATAGAGATTGGAAATGAAGTGCATGCTTTCACTGTATCAGATAGATTGCACCCTCTGAAAGAAGTAATATATTGA
- the LOC121254238 gene encoding PI-PLC X-box domain-containing protein DDB_G0293730: MGSQVSKQVDRRKAISTEKKSLCDLQGSCGHEFPGSDYRPPDRKNWMSGLNPEKLRVNQIVWPGTHDSATNKIGFPFVSRPFAQCQSLSIYHQLVRGTRVLDIRVQEDRRVCHGILVTYSIDAVIKDIKKFLSETQSEIIILEIRTEFGHQDPADFDKYLEDQLGEFLIHQDDHVFGKTIAELLPKRIICVWKPRKSPHPKPGSPLWSAGYLKDNWIDTDLPSTKFESNLKHLSEQPPVSSRKFFYRVENTVTPQADNPVLCVKPVTGRIHKYSRLFITQCVSRSCVDRLQIFSTDFIDEDFVDACVGLTHARIEGKA; the protein is encoded by the coding sequence ATGGGTTCCCAGGTTTCCAAACAAGTGGATCGACGAAAGGCGATCTCGACGGAGAAGAAAAGTCTGTGTGATCTTCAAGGAAGCTGTGGTCACGAATTTCCCGGCAGTGACTACAGGCCTCCAGATAGAAAGAACTGGATGTCTGGCCTCAACCCAGAGAAGCTTCGTGTGAATCAGATAGTATGGCCTGGAACCCATGATTCCGCTACCAACAAGATCGGCTTCCCATTCGTTTCTCGCCCTTTTGCGCAATGCCAGTCTTTGTCCATCTATCACCAGCTTGTGAGAGGCACCAGGGTTCTTGATATCCGGGTTCAGGAGGATCGCCGCGTTTGCCATGGAATCCTTGTCACATATAGTATTGACGCTGTCATCAAAGACATCAAGAAGTTCTTGTCGGAGACACAGTCAGAGATCATAATCTTGGAGATTCGTACCGAGTTTGGGCACCAAGACCCTGCTGACTTTGATAAGTACCTGGAGGATCAGCTTGGGGAGTTTCTGATTCATCAGGATGACCATGTGTTTGGAAAAACAATTGCAGAACTGTTGCCAAAGAGAATTATCTGTGTATGGAAGCCGAGGAAGTCACCTCACCCCAAGCCCGGGAGCCCCTTATGGAGTGCTGGTTATTTGAAGGATAACTGGATTGACACAGATTTGCCATCGACAAAGTTCGAGAGCAACTTGAAGCATTTGAGCGAGCAACCACCGGTTTCATCGAGGAAATTCTTTTACAGGGTGGAGAATACAGTCACCCCACAGGCTGATAACCCAGTTTTGTGTGTTAAGCCCGTGACAGGACGGATTCACAAGTATTCAAGGTTGTTTATTACTCAGTGCGTCTCCAGGAGTTGCGTGGATCGACTGCAGATCTTCTCCACGGATTTCATAGATGAGGATTTTGTCGATGCATGCGTTGGGCTTACACATGCAAGGATCGAAGGGAAAGCCTAA